AGACGAGCCCTCTATCAGCTTGACTCATGATCGTTGCACTGAACATCTCTTCACTGACAAATTCCAGGCTGGGGATGTAGAGGCCGGAGGTAAATTCACCGCCAGCGAAATGCAGCGTCTTGCCCCGAGTTCCCGACTCCAAGTCCATCTCGCTGATCCAGGGCTCGCGGAGATGGCGTATGTAGGCTTTCCCCTGAGGGCTGAAGACGAGGCGATGAGAATTAAGGCGGCTCTCTATCGCCGCAAGGCCCGGTCCCCGGCGGATGGATTTCTGGATACGGAAGATCGACGATTGAAGTCGGCCTTGGGCATCCAGCTCGTGGATAAGGAAGTCCTCGAACATGGCATCCGCGGGCAACCTCTTGGTGGCCGACAGATAGACTAAACGATTGAAATTGGCAGCAGACAGGCCCAGGAGATAGCGCTGTCCTCCGGGAGCCACCATCAGGGAACCGGGAGCCACATCGAAGCCTGCGTTGAGCAAGGCCGCCTGACCGGCAGTGGCGAAAACGCGAAAGAGAACGGTTCGAGGCGGAGTGGTACTCTCGACCCCGACAGCCAGAAAGTTGCCGTCCGCCTCTTCGGCCAAGTCGTACACGAAGATTCGCTCGAAACCGGGCAATGCCTTGAAGTCCGTGATCCAGATCGTTTCTCCGGCTTGGCTCCTGAGTTCAACGCGGTCATCGGCCCAATCGACCAGTAGATGGCCCTGGGCCGTCAGCAGCACCTTGTCCAGCCCATCCGCTACCTCGATGCATTGGCGGATCTGAGCGGGCCGCTGATCCGGGCTGCCCGGATTACGCTGAGGGCGCTCAGATTGAGCCAGGATAAGGCTGCTGGTCAAGAACAACGGCAGGATGGGGAAGAACCAAAGTCGCATTAATCGCTCCCGTTCCCTCGGATAGAGGTTGCCTTAATAGGTGCAGTCCAATTCGGACTCTCACAAAGTGGGCGGCGATTGAGCTTTCGAGACTGCGCATACTGTATAACCGCACTCTCTTAAAGTCAAGCAAAATCTTTCCTAGCCTGAGGTAAGTGTTTCTGTGCAAGCATTGTTATTTAATGCAGAAACGCTTTTAGGAGTCAAAGAGCGCCCCCGAGCGTCTGCCTTTGACGAAACCCCAAATTGGGTCTGAGAAACACCGGCCTATGCCGGACTTGCGGATGGAAGGGGTTCGAGCAAGACCGCATCCAGAACTGAAAACATGGCCGCGTTGGGGCCCACGCAGGGCCAGGGTCGAGACGGCCACCGAAGTGAAGCCCCTGTTCTTCCCCAGGCTCCGGAACGCATGCCTGAATTGTCTCAGGCTGCAGATCGCCGCCTGTCTGACTTTGACTCTGGGCGCATCGCTGTTCGCCGGGACGGTTTATAACTACTCCCAGATCGACCACGGACTGAATTTCGAGGGAGTTGCAACGGTCAGAGTCGAACCAGGTTTGGTTGAAAAGTCGGCCGAGAGCATCTTGCGAGCCTATCAGCGCCTCGACGCCCGCTTGGCCGGGGGACCTGGAATCGCTCAGCACAGCCTGGCCGAGATCGCGCCCTTCGAACAAACGTTGCGCCCGGTGACCTTGTTCGCCCAAGAGCAGCGACACCAGCAACAGCCGAGAAAGTCGCCTGCTATGCGGAACCACGTGTCCGGCAAGTACTTCGAGACCTTGGGACTCGGACTGCTGGAGGGCCGGAGTTTCCGCGACTCCGAGGTTTTCGAGCCATACAGTCAGGGAGAAAGAGTCGGGATCATCAACCGCTCCACCGCCCAGCGCCTATGGCCGGCCGGCAGTGCGCTGGGACGCGTACTCTACGTCGCGGAATCGCAACAGGAAGTGAAGGTCATCGGAGTCGTGGCCGACCATCAGATATGGAACCTGAGAAAGTCTACCTCCAGCGTCTTGTATGAGCCTCTAGGGCAGGCAGGTTTTCCTCCTCCCCAGGCATCATTGATCCTGAAAATCGATCGGAAGCTCTCGGCTATCCTTCCTTTCGTACAGCAGCAGATGGGGGTCGTGGTACCCGGTTTGGCCGCTCACGACGGCAGTTCCTTGCAAGGCAGGATCAACAGTTTGCTGGCAGAAGAAAGGCTGCTGGCCCAAGCAACAGTAATGGTTGCAGCCGCGGCTCTTCTTTTTTCTTGCGCGGGCCTTTTCGCGAGTATGATCAGCAGCGTCCGCAGACGCTCCCATGAATTGGGGATACGTCTCGCACTGGGAGCTTCGGCCGGCCGAATCGGCTGGCTGGTCTGCTCGCGCGCCGTCTGGATTTTCGTCGCCGGGGCGGGTCTCGGGGCAATCTTGTCATACTGGCTATCCGGCCTTTTGGAAGGAAAGATTTTCGGGATCTCAGCACTCGACCCGGCGGTATGCGTCATCACACTAGGCCTGCTCGCCGTGGCGGTTGGGTTGGCCGCCTACTTGCCTCTGCGGCGCGCCCTGCGTCTCGATCCGGCGAGAACACTGAAGTCGGAGTGATATGCTCCAGGGTTGGCTGATGCGGTTTCGCTTAGGCAAAAACGGTTGACTCTCCCAGTCCTGCGCAGTATCCTCAGAGCCATGCAACTGATAACCCCGGGTTACGAAATCTCATAAGGAGAGATTATGCGAGTCCCAAATCCCCACAGATTAGGCGTTCTCCTCGGCTTGGCCGTCATCTTGGCCGCCGGAGCTTGGATGCCTGCGAGTTACGCCGAAGAGGCAGAATGGCAGCGGGCGAAGGCTTCCCTTGGCGAGGGGGAGCCGGAGGGCAGCTTCTTTTCCGGTTCGCAGGAGGAAGTGGACGCCCGCATCGACAATCTGGTTCTTCTCCGAATTGAGCCTGAACACAGCTACCAATCCTATGACGCCCGAGGCCCGGTGAGCAGGAGTTCAAAGAAGTTCGTGGTCTATAGCCCCGATCTGGACCAGATTTATGGCTACAAGATCACTTGCACGGCTTCTTGTCCAGGGGACGGATGCGACGTGTCGGGTTGCAGGGTCGACCAGGCAGGCAATTGCAGCGAATGCCATTGCACCGGAGAGGCCTGCAATACGGAGTGCACCAGTACCAAGAAGACCTCTTTTGCTCCGCAGCAGGATCGAGAGTAACCTCGCTGTCCGGTCTGGATTACTCGGACCGGGGGCGGGAGGTTAGGAGGAGGTTTAGGGCGATGGAGAGGGTGACGGCCAGGACGACCGGGTTGCTGATGGTGAGTTGGATGAGCAGTGGAGCCGAGTGGAGGGCGGAGGTTGGCGGAGGGGAAAAGGTGTAGAGGGGGAGGCTGAGGGAGATGACCAGGCTGAGTCCGGCGGTCAGGCCCTGGGAGGGCGTTTGCAGGGAGTTCTTGAGGAGCTTCAGCCCGGAGAGCACGATCTGGGCGCAGACCAGCAGGAAGACGCCTCCCAGCACCGGGCGGGGGATGGCCACCAGCAGAGCGCCGAACTTGGGACAGAGTCCGTAGGCGATGAGGAAGAGGGCGGCCACCCGCACCACGTGGCGGCTGGCCACGCCGGTAGCGGCGATGATGCCGACGTTCTGGGTGTAGGAAGTGCAGGGCATGCCTCCCAGCAGCGAAACCGCCGCGCAGCCTAATCCCTCGCTGAAGATGCCGCGGTTGATGTGGCGCGAGGTGAGCCGCTTCTGGGCCACCGTGCAGGTGGCGGCATAGTCTCCCACCGATTCCATCACCGACCCCAGGTATCCCGCCAGCACGGCCAGGACGGCGGCCAGGCTGAATTCCCAGCCACCGCCCGGAAAGCCGTAGGGAAAGAGGCGGGGCGGCTGCAGCCAGGGCTGTCGGGCCACCAGGTCCCAGGAAACCGATCCTGTCAGGGAACCGATTCCCAGCCCCACCGCCCAGATGGAGAAGAAGATGGCTCCGCGCTGGAGAATGCCCTGCTTGCCGGGGCCGAACTGGAGCAGAAGGATGAGGGCCAGGACGCCCCCGGCGAAGGCGAAGTTGGAAGCCGATCCGTCGCCCAGGGTGAGGCGGGCCGCCAGCCGCGCCAGCGAGAGTCCGATGACGGTGACCACGATTCCCGAGACCAGGGGAGGGAAGTAGCGCCGCAGCAGCGAGAGGAGGCGGGAGGCTCCCAGCGCGGCCTCGACCAGGCCTCCGGCGAAGACGGCGCCCCACATGGCGGCAGGCCCCATCTGCGAAGCCACCGGGATGATCGAGGAGGTGAGCGTGGCCGAGGGTCCCTGGATGATGGGCAGCCGGTTGCCGATGGTGGTTTGAAGGATGGTGGCCAGGCCCATCCCCAGCAGTCCGAAGCTGATCAATTGGGCCGTTTGCAGGTCGTCGAAACCCAGCGCCGCCGCCAATCCCAGCGGAAGCACGAAGGGCGAAATGTCGACCAGCGTGTGCTGCCACCCGTAGAGCAGGCTTTCCCAGAGCGAGGCCGGACGCTCATCGACGCCGTAGAGAAGCTGCTGAGAAGGCTGGGCGGCCATGGCCGGCCATTATCGCAGGGGCGACGAGGCCGGTCCAGGCGCGCCCTTATTCAGAGACGCGGTCGACGCGGTGGATGGAGCGGGCCAGGCCGGTTTCTTCGTCGACGTCGACCACTACCGAGTTGAAGATGACGGCCCCCTTGGCGACGGCGAAGCGGTGGGAGCGGGCGGTGCGCAGGCGGGCCAGCGAGGGCTCGATCTTCATTCCGATGATGGCATCGCGGGGTCCGGTCATGCCCACGTCGGTGACGTAGGCGGTGCCGCCGGGCAGCACCCGGGCGTCGGCGGTGGCCACGTGGGTGTGGGTGCCCACCACGCAGGAAACCTGCCCGTCCAGGAACCACCCCATGGCCTCCTTCTCGGAGGTGGCCTCGCAGTGGAAGTCGAGAAAGACCACCGGGGCCTTCTGCTTGAGGCGGGGGATCTCGCGTTCGGCCATCTGGAAGGGACAGTCGATGGGCGCCATGAAGACGCGTCCCTGCAGGTTGGCCACCGCCACCGGCACTCCGCTCTTGCTTTCCACCACGGCGCTCCAGGCTCCGGGATTGCCGGGGGGGAAATTGCCGGGGCGCAGCAGCAGCGGCTGCTGGCCGATGTAGTCGAGGACGTCTTTCTTGTCCCAGATGTGGTTGCCCGAGGTCATCACGTCGACGCCCATGGCGAGGATCTGCTCAGCCAGCTTGGGCAGTACGCCGAAGCCTCCGGCGCAGTTCTCGACGTTGGCGATGGTGAGGTCGATCTCCTGGTCCTGCTGCACGGCGGACAGGTGCTCGCGCAGAGCCCGCCGCCCGGGGCGGCCCACGATATCTCCAATGAACAGTATCTTCATAAGGGGGGTCTCAGCGGGCGTAGTCGACGACCCGCGTTTCGCGGATCAGGGTCACTTTGATCTGACCGGGATACTGGATGTCGCGTTCAATGCACTTGGCGATTTCTTTGGTCAGCCAGAAGGCTTTATCGTCGCTGACCTTGCTGCTCTCGACAATGATGCGCACCTCGCGGCCGGCCTGCAAGGCGAAGGCCTTGGAGACCCCCTCGAAGCCGACGGCGATTTCCTCCAG
This sequence is a window from Acidobacteriota bacterium. Protein-coding genes within it:
- a CDS encoding TIGR00282 family metallophosphoesterase, yielding MKILFIGDIVGRPGRRALREHLSAVQQDQEIDLTIANVENCAGGFGVLPKLAEQILAMGVDVMTSGNHIWDKKDVLDYIGQQPLLLRPGNFPPGNPGAWSAVVESKSGVPVAVANLQGRVFMAPIDCPFQMAEREIPRLKQKAPVVFLDFHCEATSEKEAMGWFLDGQVSCVVGTHTHVATADARVLPGGTAYVTDVGMTGPRDAIIGMKIEPSLARLRTARSHRFAVAKGAVIFNSVVVDVDEETGLARSIHRVDRVSE
- a CDS encoding FtsX-like permease family protein; the protein is MKPLFFPRLRNACLNCLRLQIAACLTLTLGASLFAGTVYNYSQIDHGLNFEGVATVRVEPGLVEKSAESILRAYQRLDARLAGGPGIAQHSLAEIAPFEQTLRPVTLFAQEQRHQQQPRKSPAMRNHVSGKYFETLGLGLLEGRSFRDSEVFEPYSQGERVGIINRSTAQRLWPAGSALGRVLYVAESQQEVKVIGVVADHQIWNLRKSTSSVLYEPLGQAGFPPPQASLILKIDRKLSAILPFVQQQMGVVVPGLAAHDGSSLQGRINSLLAEERLLAQATVMVAAAALLFSCAGLFASMISSVRRRSHELGIRLALGASAGRIGWLVCSRAVWIFVAGAGLGAILSYWLSGLLEGKIFGISALDPAVCVITLGLLAVAVGLAAYLPLRRALRLDPARTLKSE
- a CDS encoding solute carrier family 23 protein gives rise to the protein MAAQPSQQLLYGVDERPASLWESLLYGWQHTLVDISPFVLPLGLAAALGFDDLQTAQLISFGLLGMGLATILQTTIGNRLPIIQGPSATLTSSIIPVASQMGPAAMWGAVFAGGLVEAALGASRLLSLLRRYFPPLVSGIVVTVIGLSLARLAARLTLGDGSASNFAFAGGVLALILLLQFGPGKQGILQRGAIFFSIWAVGLGIGSLTGSVSWDLVARQPWLQPPRLFPYGFPGGGWEFSLAAVLAVLAGYLGSVMESVGDYAATCTVAQKRLTSRHINRGIFSEGLGCAAVSLLGGMPCTSYTQNVGIIAATGVASRHVVRVAALFLIAYGLCPKFGALLVAIPRPVLGGVFLLVCAQIVLSGLKLLKNSLQTPSQGLTAGLSLVISLSLPLYTFSPPPTSALHSAPLLIQLTISNPVVLAVTLSIALNLLLTSRPRSE